GAACAACTAAGCATATTGATTTGACCGCGCCGAAAACGGTTTTCGCGTTTTTCTAGTTCGCTAACGCCCAACTGTGCTGTATGTTCTTGCGATCGTAGTGGCAATGGCAACCGATTTTTAATTAGATGCTGAAGATAATGCTCGTTTGCCACCTTTTCAATTTTTTCCGAAGTGTAGGGTTGAAGTGTACCTTCACATAATCGAACCGGACATCCCCATACATTAATATTAGGTTGGGATATTTTTGATAAACGGGGAACATGAACAAGTTGCTGGCAGCAGTTGCACTGATACCAATCCTGCTTTGTTTCAATAAGATTTAACAGATTCCAATTTAGTTGATATCCGTATTTCGCAGAAACCAGTAATCCAGAATCTTGAAGTTGCCTGAAAAGCCAAGTAAAATCTTCTCTACTTGGAAGTTGTTTGCCAAATAGTTTCAAATAATACCAACCCAGGCGATTTTGTACTTTGCTTAGTTCACCTGAGAGTTTCAACTTAGGCAAAAAGTCGGGAGATTCTTGGTATTTCTTGACATTATCCTTGGGTTTTTCTAAAAATAGATAGTTTAAAGAACACCCCTGAGAGTCAAGCATAGCATTTCTAGCACCTTCAATCCCTCCAATTTCAGGAAAATACTGAGATGCTCCCTTAATGCTAACAATGCCTGTACGACGAATAATATCAGTAATACCTGTTAAGAAAATGCCAGCTTCATGCTTTGAAATATGAAACCTCTCAGCTACTCTCTCAAACAAACTTTCATCTGGAAAATCAGTATGACAAGCCAATAATCCAAAGGCTTCTAATGACAAGCGACGCGCCAGACGTATAGCAAACTCCCGAACTAATAACTCTTGGGCACGGGCTTCTGCACGAGTTTGACAATCTCGCCTATTCTGTAACTCTTTATCTTCTAATAAGTCACCTGGAACATAGCTACGATAATTGAGCTTAGAATCTCGATCTGGATGAGGAATTGAAATTTCTAAAAACTTATCTTTGAGTTTATTAACTACCTGATTAATAGACGCAATGTTATCAGTTCCCTTGGCTTCGTGGAAAGCCTCCCAAATCATCTGGCGATAGAGAGTTTCTGAATGATTACGTTGATAATCTGAAGCAAAAAATGCAGCATCCTGACGACCATCAGAAAAAGTTAGTAACTTGCGCTTTGATAAGTTTCTTTGATTCGATTCAGGTTCAGGCAGCAAAGCAAAAAGGCTATCAATCATTGCTTGCAAGGGAGCATCCGTGTAGGCAACGAACAAATTGATTGCTCTGGCACGAATTGGTTTAGCACCACAAGCAGCACACTTAGGTAAATAACATCCATCTAAACCTTTGTCATCTTTCTGGCGATGCCATGCTAGATGAAAATTACCTTCTGCTGGATCTGTTGGTGAGAAGGGAGTTACTGAAGGAATACCAATCCACCCATCTCGATTGGAAATTGTAAAAGTACAAGGTTTTTCAGATTCTTTTTCTTCTTCTGTTTCACCAACTTCCTCTTCTTCTGTAATGCTTTCTAAAATGCCAGAAGTCAGAGTATAAATTCTAGAATTTTCTCTTAATTCTTGATTAGTTCTGGGAAGAGTTTCTAATTGGGATAAATTGTTAACCTGAGTTATAGCATAAGCTTGACCACATTGATAGCAACTACCCAACTCTAATACAGGTGAATCACAATCATCACAAGTTATTTTTTCATTCAAATAAAGACGACCATACCGGAGTGGATACTCTGAATAGTTTGGATCTCGCACGGCTCCTGAACACTTAGGATTAATGCAAGCATACAGTCCTTCTAGGCTGCGGAACAGAAGATGGAGTCTTACTGGCAATAGAGGTAGATCGTCGGGATTTTCCCGTGCTAAAGTGCCTAACTGTAGCAAATGAGCTAGTGCTTGTTTGGCATCAGAATCATTGATGCTACCACCTAAATTAATGGGTAGATTTATTCCCCATAATTCTTTAGATTGAACTATTTTTTGCCAGGGTTGCGATCGACGACTGAGAATATTAATCAATCGATGAAAGTGGGGATGTTGCTTGAGAGCAAACCAGAGAAGTTTGTGAATATCATCACCAGCTTGAGATTGTGCTGCTACTAACTGTGGTGCGGGGACAATACCAATTAGTCGATCTAGCCACTGACTCAAAGGAGCATTAAGGGCAGGCAAGTCTAAAATGCTGAGGTAGCCCAAAATTTCTTCATCGGTGAATTCGGCTGGTAGAGTGTAAGGAATACCTAATCGTTCTGTGGCAGTAACGCGATCGCCCCGAATCACCTGACTAAACTGCTCGTCGAAAAACTCCTCAGCAAATTTCAAGATGTTGGTATCCGCTGAAGCATCCCCTAAACTAGCACTAGTAGCAATGCAGCGAATTCGTCCTGGTTGTTCTATTTCCACTGCTTTTTTTAATCGCTGTAGCAGCATCGAAACTTCGCTGCCCGTCGAGCCATTGTAAGTGTGGGCTTCGTCTACTACCAACATCTTAAAAGTTGAGGCTGAAACACGAAAAATTTTGCTTCGCTCTACAGGACGAATCAACATATGCTCCAGCATCGAGTAGTTCGTTACCAATATATGAGGCGGTTTCTCCCAAATCTCTTCTCGTGAAATGGCTTGAACTTTTAGGGTTTTCTCAATAGCTTGTTCGATTAATTTCTCGCGAGTTGTCAGATCTAAAGATACTTTTTCAACTTGCGTGAACAACTCCCGAAGTTCGTTAGATTCATAGGCTTGAAATTCTGCTCTTAGAGACTCTGTTGCTTTTTCTTTCTTTGTTTCGGTTCTGCTGGTATAAAATCCAAATCGAATGGCTGTTGTCTCCTGACGACAAAGTAGTTTCCGTAAGCGTTTAACCTGGTCATTAACCAAAGCATTCATCGGATACAGAATCAGCGCCCGTACACCAACCAGAGATAAATTGGCTCCTTCCCTTAGTAGCAAATTCAACATCGGTATTAGGAAACACTCAGTTTTTCCCGAACCCGTACCTGTGGCAACAACAATGTTTTGTTGCTGCTCAATGACTGCCTTAACAGCTTTTTCCTGGTGTTCGTAAAGAGGACGAAGGCTGGGTGTGAATAAATTTGCCATGTCTGGATGCAAAACATTCCGATCGACCAATTCTTGAACGCTATGGGCTGGTCGATAAGGTTGTGAGCCTTCTAGATAAGGATGCTGCCAAACGATTCCCGGCTGCTCCAACTGTTGTTTCAAACCATAGCGCAGATGCGGGTCGCGCAACGGATAAGCGGTGAGTAAGTAACGAATGAAGTCTTCACGAGGCTGTTCGGCTGCTGCAATGGGGTCAAGATACTGAGTCATACTAATATACATCCCAAACGTTCAAACGCTTCTTTAATGAGAGGCCAATAAGTTGAGGGAAAATATCGAGTTCGATACCTTTCCTGGTCAGGTTTAGAAAGATGCCAAAACCATTTGGCATAAATGCTCGGCAAGATAACGCCAGAAAGATTTAGCCTTCCGTGTGGTTCATCCCAATGAATTTTGAGAGGATACGCCGTCTCTTTGTCTTTGTGGAACATCGCCAGAATTGCCATGTCTGGCTCTAACTCATAAAAAGCTTGTTCTGCAAACCAAAGATACTCACCTGTAGGTAGTTTTAGTAATGTCTGTTCCTGCAATTCCTGATGAATCAGAGGTTTCCAACGCTCTTGTTGAGAAGTATCTTGTTCGGGCAGATACTGCTGAATTGTACTCTCATTAGGCCAATTTCTGATTGTTAACGGGTTTTTTCGCCAAGGAGAACGTAGCAGGGCTTTCGACGGCTGGCGGGGATAAGGTAAATTGTCAATACTATCAGCGACAGTCAGCAACCGAATCCCGACTTGGCTTAGACAATCTCTGAGTCTATGGAATCCCTGTATTTTTGGACGTATGCGTAGCTCATCGTTACTTTGCTCGGTTTTAAGTACTTGATGAGCTAGGGCAAGGTAAGCGCGATCGCCTTGGAATAGCAGCCCAGTCAAATTATCTCGCTCTAAAGCCAGCAGAGTTGGGGGAGCCATACAATAACGATTTCCAATACCAGCTAAAATTTCACCTTGCGCTTGTAGTTCCATCAGATTTGTCTGGATTTCCTTCTCTAACTCATCTGGCGACTGATTGGGTGAGATACTTGAACGCATCAGCGAAACAATTTGCTGCTTGGTCAAAGTTGTTGGTAGTGCGGGATTAATAGGATGACGATGATTGCTAAGCAAAAAAGTTATTTTCTCAATATCCATTACTTAGCTCCCAACATTCGATCGACTTGTTCTCGTGATAGTGGTTGGAGTTCAATTGCTTGAAAATATTCAAGGGTTTGAAGGTGAGTAAGTGCCGTTTGATAGTTACTTAATCGAAGTAAAACTATGTCTTTATAAACTGAATCCTTTGGAGTTTGAATTTCTAGAATTACCTCTTGTACTTGATTCGCCTTCAGAGCATTATCTAAAGTTTTCAAGAACAAGTTACGCTTTTGAGAGCGAACAGTAGCTAAATGCCAATTTCCTTTTTCTACCATTTGAATATGTTGACCTTTTGAATGTTTTACAACAGATAGTTTTTCTATTTTTAGCGAATCTTTTACCACCTTTTTAGAGGAAGGATTTAAAGACTCTAATAGTTTATTCAATTTAGTCTTTAAAATTTTTCCATCTAACCAATCTGGAAAATGATATTGATGATTTTCTAGATTCTCAATAAGAGATTTTAAATGAATGCGATTTAAATCTAGATTAAGTTTTTTAACTGCATCGAGCAATTCTTCTATAGACTCATTGTTGCCCAGAATAGTATAGCAATAATTCGCTAAATCCTCATTATGATTACTTTCTTCAGGCAAATCGTATTGACCGCTACCGCACCACAAACCCAACAATTTAGGTAACTGTTGAGGGCTGAATAGTTGAATTTGATAGATGCCAGGAGGTAGACTAAGGTGAACTGTAGTAGCAGCTGGATTTTGTTTGATCGAAAAGAATTGAATTTCTTCTGGTTTCTTATCAGGTAAAAGTAAATTCCAACAAGATAATATGTATGACTTGTCATGCTGCAACCCTAAGACATGAATAGCTTGATTAGCCCAATTCCAAGTAATATTATCAGGCAAGATATCTATCTCCAGCAACCGTTGCGGCTCTAAACCGAAACGCTGGTAATCTAAAGCATAAAAGTTAGATTTAGGTAATAAATTGTGCAAAGCTGCCAGATTAATCACTAAAATTCCCGATCGATCTGCTTGGCATTGATAGCTAATTCTCTCATTACCATCGGCTAAAAATAGAATCACTTCTTCCAAAGGCCATA
This genomic interval from Phormidium ambiguum IAM M-71 contains the following:
- a CDS encoding DEAD/DEAH box helicase, giving the protein MTQYLDPIAAAEQPREDFIRYLLTAYPLRDPHLRYGLKQQLEQPGIVWQHPYLEGSQPYRPAHSVQELVDRNVLHPDMANLFTPSLRPLYEHQEKAVKAVIEQQQNIVVATGTGSGKTECFLIPMLNLLLREGANLSLVGVRALILYPMNALVNDQVKRLRKLLCRQETTAIRFGFYTSRTETKKEKATESLRAEFQAYESNELRELFTQVEKVSLDLTTREKLIEQAIEKTLKVQAISREEIWEKPPHILVTNYSMLEHMLIRPVERSKIFRVSASTFKMLVVDEAHTYNGSTGSEVSMLLQRLKKAVEIEQPGRIRCIATSASLGDASADTNILKFAEEFFDEQFSQVIRGDRVTATERLGIPYTLPAEFTDEEILGYLSILDLPALNAPLSQWLDRLIGIVPAPQLVAAQSQAGDDIHKLLWFALKQHPHFHRLINILSRRSQPWQKIVQSKELWGINLPINLGGSINDSDAKQALAHLLQLGTLARENPDDLPLLPVRLHLLFRSLEGLYACINPKCSGAVRDPNYSEYPLRYGRLYLNEKITCDDCDSPVLELGSCYQCGQAYAITQVNNLSQLETLPRTNQELRENSRIYTLTSGILESITEEEEVGETEEEKESEKPCTFTISNRDGWIGIPSVTPFSPTDPAEGNFHLAWHRQKDDKGLDGCYLPKCAACGAKPIRARAINLFVAYTDAPLQAMIDSLFALLPEPESNQRNLSKRKLLTFSDGRQDAAFFASDYQRNHSETLYRQMIWEAFHEAKGTDNIASINQVVNKLKDKFLEISIPHPDRDSKLNYRSYVPGDLLEDKELQNRRDCQTRAEARAQELLVREFAIRLARRLSLEAFGLLACHTDFPDESLFERVAERFHISKHEAGIFLTGITDIIRRTGIVSIKGASQYFPEIGGIEGARNAMLDSQGCSLNYLFLEKPKDNVKKYQESPDFLPKLKLSGELSKVQNRLGWYYLKLFGKQLPSREDFTWLFRQLQDSGLLVSAKYGYQLNWNLLNLIETKQDWYQCNCCQQLVHVPRLSKISQPNINVWGCPVRLCEGTLQPYTSEKIEKVANEHYLQHLIKNRLPLPLRSQEHTAQLGVSELEKRENRFRRGQINMLSCSTTLEMGVDIGELQAVVLRNFPPHVSNYQQRAGRAGRRTDGVAITLMYGQRRPHDRFYFEQPEQLIAGSNQIPKLDADNFQIQQRHIRAELLSAFLSNYGIGAEAVTIADFLSLPKLDQGITSDFSPPPTSMVSELQEWLRTDTAYSIAQSWLNRLKSLASVQDVLKKFLDALSAFQQEQLEDWNSLVSPLIILRQDISLETERKKRDGLEKRRNGIEAELEKIANRRLHEELVQASILPIYGFPIDVVRLLTGESNEFKSSQGRHRLERDRRLALGEYAPGQEIVVDDRVYQSVGILRPNDLEKKYYWVCKNCNHFQASTVEEVVEECPVCGWEPTPATAQKMKAYKVPKAFTTDWTATPKVTPYTKPQRQPTSQVFLAKDGDEENREKFLDESGIYSLTVSQSGRFFLANQGVLGNGKGFNKQGFAICQSCGKDLSEMVKKEREANNQTSRSKKSSASSKSSRPSHNHPITGRECSGSYSFTHLGHEFRSDLIKIQFDRLTKPKPLFGEVSHFGDEQTISSVSDNPNQSINGLGFWHSLTYAILAAAAQVIDVPRTELDGLFRPLANGQAEIVIYDNVPGGAGYSRRIAVQFEEVLEKAYWIVASCSCDTSCYDCLRTYSNQPFHNELNRHVVAQFLKPLVEQMKPDPELEKFAPNANRISLSQMAIRLPALCRMASSISTIYLPTLIDSFGLNNGSPLSWFKLLTDAVYSMQRNDMPLEVIVNQLPELNNVLDLAQEQRSHLQVLRKRLQQWIDQGLLHLYQTSIETLPTLCLNTHQHNRIALELHRSLQLNESFEWFQTRSPEGVEIVLNRLQNLRQQARLVPSSELEDPDTLVIFPEPNWGKLSLTELRQKLRMDHILSDSKIKSVVYRDRYLDESGARILADLLQGEWFSANSTFHIYVLEDSKSPLASQRKTQIEAALTGLNVIGIQPQVKVQPQHQRSHFRHGRELVIHRADDRKYKIIFDMGLNFVEVNSDVTYSIKQSTYVVITRAS